Proteins encoded in a region of the Marinococcus sp. PL1-022 genome:
- a CDS encoding NAD(P)H-binding protein has product MEATDNRRPVIAITGASGYIGRNLMAELKKHADIIALSRNIDTKENEEHVTWRSCDLFSLKDAEEALEGADYALYLVHSMMPTSKLTQGRFEDMDVILADNFARAAEQKQVKQVVYLSGIIPEAEHLSRHLSSRLEVENILKSYRTPVTAIRAGLIVGPQGSSFPILAKLVKRLPVMVLPKWTQTKTHPIALADVLNSLQKSIGEESLYNRSIDVGGPDVMTYRKMMGITSKVMGKKRYAVTVPFFTVRLSRLWVSVTTGTPKSLVYPLIESLIHPMVADPAKSVKGISDGKISFEEAAENSLKESRKEQSSILARLKPAPVERNVRSVQRVTIPSGRNADWTARYYIKWLPKLLRPFVKVETTDRYLYGLRPAFMKRTFLELSYSKERSEEDRALYYITGGLLAQVNEGERGRLEFRKIPHTNQCIVAVHDYVPAMPWYFYQYTQAFIHLWIMNRFKAHLEKDQWTLRRSRQLQPES; this is encoded by the coding sequence ATGGAAGCGACAGACAATCGTCGGCCGGTCATAGCGATTACCGGAGCAAGCGGCTACATTGGAAGAAATCTCATGGCGGAGCTGAAAAAGCATGCAGATATTATTGCTCTCTCAAGAAACATAGATACAAAGGAAAACGAGGAGCATGTAACGTGGCGCTCGTGTGATTTATTTTCATTAAAGGATGCAGAAGAGGCACTCGAAGGCGCAGATTACGCTCTATACTTAGTCCATTCGATGATGCCGACGTCCAAACTGACCCAGGGGCGGTTTGAGGACATGGATGTTATCCTGGCGGATAATTTCGCACGTGCCGCCGAGCAGAAGCAGGTAAAGCAGGTCGTTTATTTGAGCGGCATTATCCCTGAAGCTGAGCACCTGTCACGCCATTTAAGCAGCCGGCTTGAGGTGGAAAACATTCTGAAATCATACCGGACGCCGGTAACCGCTATACGGGCAGGATTAATTGTCGGCCCACAGGGATCCTCATTCCCTATTCTCGCAAAGCTGGTGAAGCGGCTGCCGGTCATGGTTCTTCCGAAATGGACGCAGACCAAGACCCATCCGATCGCCCTGGCCGACGTATTAAACAGTCTGCAGAAGAGTATCGGGGAAGAATCGCTCTACAACCGTTCGATCGATGTCGGAGGCCCGGACGTAATGACCTACCGGAAAATGATGGGTATCACCTCAAAGGTGATGGGGAAAAAACGGTATGCAGTCACCGTGCCTTTTTTCACCGTGCGTCTTTCCAGACTGTGGGTGAGTGTGACTACGGGGACACCGAAAAGCCTGGTCTATCCCTTAATTGAAAGCCTGATTCATCCAATGGTGGCTGATCCCGCAAAAAGTGTGAAAGGTATTAGTGATGGGAAAATTTCATTCGAGGAGGCTGCAGAAAACTCCCTGAAGGAAAGCAGGAAGGAGCAGTCATCCATTTTGGCACGCCTGAAGCCAGCGCCTGTGGAACGCAATGTCCGCTCGGTCCAGCGCGTGACAATTCCAAGTGGAAGAAACGCGGACTGGACGGCCCGTTATTATATTAAGTGGCTCCCGAAGCTTCTGCGCCCGTTCGTAAAGGTGGAAACGACGGATCGTTATCTGTACGGCCTGCGGCCTGCTTTCATGAAAAGAACGTTTCTTGAGCTTTCTTATTCTAAGGAACGCAGCGAAGAAGACCGTGCGCTTTACTATATTACCGGGGGGCTGCTTGCCCAGGTAAACGAAGGAGAGCGGGGGCGGTTGGAATTTCGCAAAATACCTCATACGAATCAGTGCATTGTAGCGGTGCATGATTACGTTCCGGCTATGCCATGGTACTTTTATCAATATACTCAGGCATTTATTCATCTTTGGATCATGAACCGCTTTAAAGCACATCTTGAAAAAGATCAGTGGACGTTAAGAAGATCCCGCCAGCTCCAGCCGGAGTCATAA